A single genomic interval of Chitinophaga sp. 180180018-3 harbors:
- a CDS encoding MIP/aquaporin family protein has translation MDRRIILPRLTHTLFMSPYLAEIIGTAFLIVLGDGVVASVILNKSKGANGGWIVITVGWAMAVFVGVYASARYSGAHLNPAVTFAQALLGNFPWEKVAGYIAAQVTGAMLGAFLVWLCYKQHFDATEDANTKLGVFCTIPAIRNSKYNFLTEFIATLVFILAILYLSAPTAGIGSLDALPVALLVLAIGMSLGGPTGYAINPARDFGPRLMHALLPIPGKRDSDWSYAWIPIAGPLAGAAGAALIFKFLLQ, from the coding sequence ATGGACAGAAGAATAATTTTACCACGTTTAACACATACTCTTTTTATGTCTCCTTATTTAGCCGAAATCATAGGCACCGCTTTCCTTATCGTATTGGGTGATGGCGTTGTAGCCAGCGTAATACTCAACAAATCAAAAGGCGCCAATGGCGGCTGGATCGTTATCACAGTGGGATGGGCCATGGCCGTGTTTGTTGGCGTATATGCCTCCGCACGGTACAGCGGAGCCCACCTGAACCCGGCCGTTACTTTCGCTCAGGCACTCCTGGGAAATTTTCCCTGGGAAAAAGTAGCTGGTTACATCGCAGCACAGGTAACCGGCGCCATGCTGGGAGCATTCCTCGTATGGCTTTGCTACAAACAACATTTCGATGCCACCGAAGATGCTAACACTAAACTGGGCGTCTTTTGCACCATTCCTGCCATTCGCAACAGCAAATACAACTTCCTCACGGAATTTATTGCTACGCTGGTATTCATACTCGCGATCCTTTACCTGAGTGCACCAACTGCGGGTATCGGCTCGCTCGATGCATTACCGGTAGCACTGCTCGTATTGGCCATTGGCATGTCGCTTGGCGGGCCCACCGGTTATGCCATCAATCCTGCCAGAGATTTCGGGCCAAGACTGATGCATGCACTGCTTCCCATCCCCGGCAAACGCGACAGCGACTGGAGTTACGCCTGGATCCCTATAGCTGGTCCGCTGGCCGGCGCAGCAGGAGCAGCACTTATTTTTAAGTTTCTTCTTCAATAA
- a CDS encoding NAD(P)/FAD-dependent oxidoreductase — MIQPNIPETKLPRIVIVGGGFGGVNLAKQLKHAPVQVVLLDRNNYHLFQPLLYQVSTAGLEPDSIAFPLRGIFRKQRNLVFRMAEVTGLRAEENMLETGIGDIHYDYLVFATGSNTNFFGNKNIEENAIGMKSLIEAVQIRNYVVKQFEESLLLQNEAEIKPKLNFVMVGGGPTGVELAGAFAELRKYIMPKDYPSLPQSLMNVYLVEAGPKLLPSFSEKTSRKTLEALQELDVKVMTNTGVKEYDGQIVTLSTGEQIPTHSLLWSAGVKGIPVKGIPADIILPNGRILVNEFNQVKGFTNVYAIGDIAQMTNDPRFPKGYPMVAQVAIQQGKNVAHNIRLGLENKPMKGFTYKDLGSMATIGRNRAVAEISGMRLSGYFAWIVWMVVHLLSLLGFRNKLVVFINWFYRYFTFERGTRIIIKRGAANIVKLRQSVGA, encoded by the coding sequence ATGATTCAGCCCAACATTCCGGAAACTAAACTGCCACGTATTGTTATTGTGGGAGGAGGATTTGGTGGCGTAAACCTGGCGAAACAGCTGAAACACGCTCCCGTGCAGGTAGTATTGCTAGACAGGAACAACTATCACCTCTTTCAGCCACTGTTGTACCAGGTATCAACAGCAGGCCTGGAGCCGGATAGCATCGCATTTCCGCTGCGAGGCATCTTCAGAAAACAGCGTAACCTTGTTTTTCGCATGGCGGAAGTAACCGGATTACGAGCGGAAGAAAATATGCTGGAAACAGGTATCGGAGATATACATTACGACTACCTGGTATTTGCTACAGGAAGTAATACCAATTTTTTTGGTAACAAGAATATTGAAGAGAATGCCATTGGGATGAAGTCGCTCATAGAAGCTGTGCAGATCAGGAATTACGTCGTGAAACAATTTGAGGAAAGTTTGCTACTGCAAAACGAAGCTGAAATCAAACCCAAGCTGAATTTTGTAATGGTAGGCGGTGGCCCTACCGGCGTTGAGCTTGCAGGCGCATTTGCTGAACTGCGGAAGTATATCATGCCTAAAGATTATCCTTCCCTGCCCCAGTCACTCATGAACGTATACCTGGTAGAAGCAGGTCCAAAATTGCTACCATCTTTCAGTGAAAAAACATCCCGGAAAACATTGGAAGCATTGCAGGAACTGGATGTAAAGGTGATGACCAATACTGGTGTGAAAGAATACGACGGACAAATAGTTACGCTCAGCACCGGAGAACAGATACCAACACATTCCCTCCTCTGGTCTGCCGGAGTAAAAGGCATTCCCGTAAAAGGCATTCCTGCCGATATTATATTGCCCAATGGCCGGATACTCGTTAATGAATTCAATCAGGTAAAAGGATTCACCAACGTGTACGCTATCGGCGATATCGCACAGATGACCAACGATCCCAGATTTCCTAAAGGCTATCCGATGGTAGCTCAGGTGGCGATCCAACAGGGAAAAAACGTGGCTCATAATATCCGGCTGGGACTGGAAAATAAACCCATGAAAGGCTTTACCTACAAAGATCTTGGAAGCATGGCCACCATAGGCCGTAACAGGGCTGTTGCCGAAATTTCCGGTATGCGCCTGAGCGGCTATTTTGCATGGATAGTGTGGATGGTCGTACACCTGTTAAGCCTGCTGGGATTCAGGAATAAACTGGTAGTGTTCATCAACTGGTTCTACCGGTACTTTACTTTCGAAAGAGGAACCCGCATCATCATCAAACGCGGTGCCGCGAATATAGTGAAGCTGCGGCAGAGTGTGGGAGCCTGA
- a CDS encoding type IX secretion system plug protein domain-containing protein: protein MRTAAFTFVIALISCFVYNGIYAQANVITPDHIYYNNIKSVKFNRAGDPLSMPMFTLGGSDRLELSFDDLDNDVKNYYYSFVLCNADWTPAQVNQFDYMRGFSETRIMNYKLSSISLQRYTHYSVQLPGTNSYPVKSGNYLLKVYLDSDTSQLAFTRRMYVVDNKAGISGFIQQPIAPKIFRTYQKINFEVNTAALNIQNPFDQIKVVVLQNYRWDNALTGLKPQFINGNVLKYNAEQDCIMPAGKEFRWIDLRSFRLQTERVKHSEYHANSTDVYVTRDYEQADKIYQFIKDINGKYYLATLDDYDPNFEGDYATVHFSFDAPEPYAGYDMYLMGEVTDYELNDRSKLTYNGSTRAYETTLFLKQGYYNYIYGLVDKTKPNSKVSTEMTEGDWWETENNYTILLYYRALGGRADELVSSITLNSILNRK from the coding sequence ATGCGTACAGCAGCATTTACATTTGTGATAGCCCTCATATCCTGCTTTGTGTATAATGGCATTTATGCCCAGGCGAATGTTATAACCCCGGACCATATCTACTACAATAACATCAAGTCCGTTAAATTTAACCGGGCCGGAGATCCGTTAAGTATGCCGATGTTTACGCTTGGAGGAAGTGACAGACTGGAATTATCTTTTGATGATCTGGATAATGATGTGAAGAATTACTATTATAGTTTTGTGCTCTGTAACGCTGACTGGACGCCAGCTCAGGTGAATCAGTTTGATTATATGAGGGGTTTTTCTGAAACAAGGATCATGAACTATAAGCTGTCGAGTATTTCTTTACAGCGCTATACACATTACAGTGTGCAGTTACCGGGCACCAACAGTTATCCGGTGAAATCAGGTAACTATCTGCTGAAGGTTTACCTGGATAGTGATACCTCACAGCTGGCATTTACCCGCAGGATGTATGTGGTAGATAACAAAGCCGGAATTTCCGGATTTATTCAGCAGCCTATCGCGCCTAAAATATTCCGTACTTATCAGAAGATCAATTTTGAAGTCAATACAGCAGCCCTGAACATTCAGAATCCTTTTGACCAGATAAAGGTGGTGGTATTGCAGAACTATCGATGGGATAATGCTTTAACTGGTCTTAAACCACAGTTCATCAATGGAAATGTACTGAAGTACAATGCGGAGCAGGACTGTATCATGCCTGCGGGCAAAGAGTTTCGTTGGATAGATCTGCGTAGTTTCCGTCTGCAGACGGAAAGGGTAAAGCATTCGGAATACCATGCCAATAGTACGGATGTATATGTGACGAGAGATTATGAACAGGCGGATAAGATTTATCAGTTCATTAAAGATATCAATGGTAAATATTATCTGGCTACACTGGACGATTATGATCCTAATTTTGAAGGAGATTATGCCACTGTTCATTTTTCGTTTGATGCGCCGGAGCCGTATGCTGGTTATGATATGTATCTGATGGGAGAGGTGACCGATTATGAATTGAACGACCGCAGCAAACTTACGTATAACGGCAGCACCCGGGCTTATGAGACAACGCTTTTCCTGAAGCAGGGCTATTATAATTACATCTATGGGCTGGTGGATAAAACCAAACCCAATTCAAAAGTAAGTACTGAAATGACGGAAGGAGACTGGTGGGAGACAGAGAACAACTACACTATTCTGTTGTATTACCGGGCGCTGGGAGGCAGGGCGGATGAGTTGGTATCGTCGATTACGTTGAATTCAATATTGAATAGGAAATAA
- a CDS encoding FtsX-like permease family protein: MSLSFFIAKRIAFNKGSSFSKFIINIAIAATAVSVAVMILATALVNGFQEVIQEKIFSFWGHIHINQYQPNAGPLTEEIPFSSRNSLIDSIRLAPGIKTVNRYATKSAIIKSDKEIDGILFKGIDKDYDWQELKRFVQSGNLIHYNDSSFAPEIMISEHMAKELHLKVNDKAVIYFIQGGGLPPRARKLTVTGIFKTGIEEYDKTYVIGDLNLIRRLNDWSPDEVGGYEIILRDYHMMDSTARYIDNHLLPDQLFTRTVRDIYPNIFDWLQLQNQNELIILIIMTIVAIINMTTAILILILERTNMIGIAKALGMRNWNIQMVFVYQAAYIVLIGILIGDFFGLGLAFLQQNTGFFKLPEESYYMSVAAISIHWEAIININISTFLICFLILMIPSFIIQRISPVKAIQFK; this comes from the coding sequence ATGAGTTTATCATTTTTCATTGCCAAACGGATTGCTTTCAATAAGGGATCTTCTTTCTCAAAGTTTATTATCAATATAGCCATTGCTGCTACGGCAGTAAGTGTAGCAGTAATGATACTGGCAACGGCATTGGTAAACGGTTTCCAGGAAGTGATACAGGAAAAAATATTCAGCTTCTGGGGGCATATTCACATCAATCAATATCAACCCAACGCCGGACCTCTCACAGAGGAAATACCGTTCAGCAGCCGAAACAGCCTGATAGACAGTATCAGACTGGCTCCGGGTATAAAAACAGTGAACCGCTATGCCACCAAATCCGCTATCATTAAATCTGATAAGGAAATAGACGGCATCTTGTTTAAGGGTATTGATAAAGACTATGACTGGCAGGAACTAAAGCGCTTTGTTCAATCAGGAAATCTTATACATTACAACGACAGTTCCTTTGCTCCGGAAATCATGATCTCCGAGCATATGGCCAAAGAGCTGCACCTTAAAGTAAACGACAAGGCTGTTATCTATTTCATACAAGGCGGCGGCCTTCCTCCCAGAGCACGCAAACTAACGGTAACGGGCATATTTAAAACAGGTATCGAGGAATATGATAAAACTTACGTGATCGGGGATCTTAACCTGATCCGCAGGCTCAACGACTGGTCGCCCGATGAAGTGGGTGGATATGAGATTATATTGAGAGACTATCACATGATGGATTCTACCGCCCGGTACATCGACAATCACCTGTTGCCCGACCAGCTCTTCACCCGCACCGTGCGCGATATTTATCCGAACATTTTCGACTGGCTGCAATTACAAAATCAAAATGAGCTGATCATTCTGATCATCATGACTATCGTTGCCATCATCAACATGACAACAGCGATACTCATCCTGATACTGGAACGCACTAATATGATCGGGATTGCCAAAGCGCTGGGAATGCGCAACTGGAATATACAGATGGTATTCGTGTACCAGGCTGCCTACATCGTACTGATTGGTATACTGATAGGTGATTTCTTCGGACTGGGCCTTGCTTTCCTTCAGCAAAACACCGGCTTTTTCAAGCTGCCCGAAGAATCCTATTATATGTCGGTGGCCGCTATATCTATCCACTGGGAAGCGATCATCAACATCAATATCAGCACCTTCCTGATCTGTTTCCTGATACTGATGATCCCTTCTTTTATCATTCAGCGCATCTCTCCGGTAAAGGCCATCCAGTTTAAGTAG